A single region of the Biomaibacter acetigenes genome encodes:
- a CDS encoding PTS glucitol/sorbitol transporter subunit IIA: protein MKKYEVTVTRIGELVKEFLGQNIIVLFNENAPLELQDISVLHTEGELLDDIKAGDVLRIGNRVYTITAVGEVVNKNVRRMGHTCLKFDGKTSPELPGDIHLKGGDAPFVNLGEKIVIEG from the coding sequence ATGAAAAAATATGAAGTTACCGTGACAAGAATTGGCGAGCTTGTAAAGGAATTTCTTGGACAGAATATTATCGTGCTTTTCAATGAAAACGCGCCTTTGGAACTGCAGGATATTTCCGTATTGCACACCGAGGGAGAACTTTTGGATGACATTAAGGCAGGAGATGTGCTCAGAATAGGAAACAGAGTATATACTATTACTGCCGTCGGCGAAGTGGTTAATAAAAATGTAAGGCGCATGGGTCATACATGTCTTAAGTTCGATGGCAAAACTTCTCCCGAACTGCCGGGCGATATACATTTAAAAGGCGGAGATGCACCTTTCGTAAATCTGGGAGAAAAGATTGTCATAGAAGGTTAA
- the srlE gene encoding PTS glucitol/sorbitol transporter subunit IIB yields MEYKAVKIEKGPSGWGGPLIIKPSEGKDKIVSVTGGGIDPVAQRIAELTGGTAFDGFKSSVPEDQICCVIIDCGGTARCGVYPKKRIPTINLTPVGQVGPLAQYIKEDIYVSGVKPENITLASGEEAGKAVSTGMSLGDAITRESKKSSNGNGRKMGFIEKIGRGMGGVVGVLYQSGRETIDQIIKNILPFMAFVATLIGIILKSGIGDWIAHVISPMAGTLPGLLIISIICALPVLSPLLGPGAVIAQVVGVLVGVEIGKGNVPPQFALPALFAINPQVGCDFIPVGLSLGEAEPETVEVGVGAILISRLITGPLAVLIAYLFSFGLYAK; encoded by the coding sequence ATGGAATATAAAGCGGTAAAAATAGAAAAGGGTCCCAGTGGTTGGGGAGGGCCTTTGATAATAAAACCATCAGAAGGCAAAGATAAAATAGTATCGGTGACTGGAGGGGGCATTGACCCTGTTGCGCAAAGAATAGCCGAGCTTACCGGCGGCACAGCCTTTGACGGTTTTAAGTCTTCTGTGCCGGAAGATCAGATTTGCTGTGTAATTATTGACTGCGGCGGTACGGCCCGGTGCGGGGTTTACCCAAAAAAACGCATTCCCACCATAAACCTCACTCCTGTAGGCCAGGTAGGCCCCCTGGCTCAGTATATAAAAGAAGATATTTATGTGTCGGGAGTAAAACCGGAAAATATAACCCTCGCTTCGGGCGAGGAAGCAGGGAAGGCTGTTTCCACCGGCATGTCTCTGGGAGATGCCATTACCCGGGAATCTAAAAAAAGTAGTAATGGAAATGGCCGAAAGATGGGATTCATAGAGAAGATAGGCCGCGGCATGGGTGGAGTTGTAGGCGTACTCTATCAGTCAGGCAGAGAAACCATAGACCAGATTATAAAAAACATTCTGCCCTTCATGGCCTTTGTAGCCACGCTCATAGGCATCATTTTGAAGTCAGGCATAGGAGACTGGATAGCCCATGTCATATCTCCTATGGCAGGAACATTGCCGGGGCTGTTAATAATTTCTATTATCTGTGCTCTACCGGTCCTTTCTCCGCTGCTGGGTCCAGGTGCCGTAATTGCTCAGGTAGTGGGTGTGCTGGTGGGCGTTGAGATAGGTAAGGGTAATGTACCTCCGCAATTTGCATTACCAGCCCTCTTTGCCATTAATCCTCAAGTTGGATGCGACTTTATACCCGTAGGTTTAAGCCTGGGTGAAGCAGAACCTGAAACGGTAGAGGTCGGTGTGGGTGCCATACTGATTTCGAGATTGATAACCGGTCCCTTAGCAGTATTGATTGCATACTTGTTCAGTTTTGGGCTATATGCAAAATAA